A single Neoarius graeffei isolate fNeoGra1 chromosome 23, fNeoGra1.pri, whole genome shotgun sequence DNA region contains:
- the LOC132871378 gene encoding artemin, which translates to MRSGENRRLTGGRRWRRGRAKRGLFAMLSSATDATFQRRNWKMVLWVLVSLLPLVVGERPGFREDPVDAVGLVTTMLDEQPFDALPEEDEEMGDGDSHSPWHNVFEPSVLVEEDRPARWERSPRSSDASDAQSKGSRKKKKKKKKEKEKDEDDGRGQSSRDCHLERRKMRVRDLGMGYDSDEIVLFKFCVGLCQSARGNYDAALRALLTNGSLPKRTARKVSTGPCCRPTAYKSVSFMDTSTSWRTIENITALDCKCVG; encoded by the exons GTGGGAGAAGGTGGAGGCGAGGTCGAGCCAAGCGAGGACTGTTCGCAATGTTATCTTCAGCCACTGATGCCACATTTCAAAGAAGAAATTGGAAG ATGGTACTATGGGTGCTTGTATCTCTGCTGCCCCTGGTAGTTGGAGAGAGGCCTGGGTTTAGGGAAGACCCTGTGGATGCGGTGGGTTTAGTTACAACCATGCTGGATGAGCAGCCGTTTGACGCCCTCCCCGAGGAAGATGAGGAGATGGGAGATGGAGACAGCCATTCTCCATGGCATAACGTTTTCG AACCTTCGGTTCTAGTCGAGGAAGACCGTCCGGCTCGGTGGGAGCGTTCCCCACGTTCCTCAGATGCCTCTGATGCTCAATCCAAAGGCTCAcgcaagaaaaagaagaagaagaagaaagaaaaggagaaggaTGAGGATGATGGGCGGGGCCAGAGCAGCCGTGACTGCCACCTGGAGAGGCGTAAGATGCGAGTGAGGGACCTGGGGATGGGTTATGACTCAGATGAGATTGTGCTCTTTAAGTTTTGCGTGGGCTTGTGCCAGAGTGCACGGGGGAACTATGACGCTGCGTTGCGGGCTCTGCTGACTAATGGCAGTCTGCCCAAACGAACAGCACGCAAGGTCAGCACCGGGCCCTGCTGCCGACCCACGGCATACAAGTCTGTCTCCTTCATGGACACGTCCACATCATGGAGGACCATCGAGAACATCACAGCCTTGGACTGCAAGTGCGTGGGCTAA